A single window of Carassius auratus strain Wakin chromosome 9, ASM336829v1, whole genome shotgun sequence DNA harbors:
- the LOC113108513 gene encoding 60S ribosomal protein L8, with amino-acid sequence MGRVIRGQRKGAGSVFKAHVKHRKGAAKLRHIDFAERHGYIKGIVKDIIHDPGRGAPLAKVMFRDPYRFKKRTELFIAAEGIHTGQFIYCGKKAQLNIGNVLPVGTMPEGTIVCCLEEKPGDRGKLARASGNYATVISHNPETKKSRVKLPSGSKKVISSANRAVVGVVAGGGRIDKPILKAGRAYHKYKAKRNCWPRVRGVAMNPVEHPFGGGNHQHIGKPSTIRRDAPAGRKVGLIAARRTGRLRGTKTVQDKEN; translated from the exons ATGGGACGTGTGATCAGGGGACAGAGAAAAGGTGCGGGCTCCGTCTTCAAAGCCCATGTCAAGCACAGAAAAGGTGCTGCTAAACTCCGTCATATCGACTTCGCTGAACGTCATGGCTACATCAAGGGGATTGTAAAG GACATCATTCACGACCCTGGCCGTGGAGCTCCTCTGGCTAAGGTGATGTTTCGTGACCCGTACCGCTTCAAGAAGAGGACAGAACTGTTCATTGCAGCAGAAGGCATCCACACTGGGCAGTTCATCTACTGTGGCAAGAAAG CTCAGCTGAACATTGGCAATGTGCTCCCCGTTGGCACCATGCCCGAGGGTACCATTGTCTGCTGTCTGGAGGAGAAGCCCGGAGATAGAGGCAAACTCGCTCGTGCATCCGGAAACTATGCCACGGTCATCTCCCATAACCCTGAAACCAAGAAATCCAGAGTCAAGCTTCCATCTGGATCCAAAAAGGTCATCTCTTCTGCAAACAGAGCTGTCGTTG GTGTTGTTGCTGGTGGTGGTCGTATTGACAAACCCATCCTGAAGGCAGGTCGTGCATACCACAAGTACAAGGCCAAGAGGAACTGCTGGCCTCGTGTCCGTGGTGTTGCTATGAAC CCTGTTGAGCATCCCTTCGGTGGTGGTAACCATCAGCATATTGGCAAGCCCTCAACAATCAGGAGGGACGCACCAGCTGGACGCAAGGTCGGTCTTATCGCTGCCCGTCGTACTGGCAGACTGCGTGGAACAAAGACCGTCCAGGACAAGGAGAACTAA